A stretch of DNA from Granulicella pectinivorans:
TGATCGAGTTTTACCGGCTCATGTATCTCTCCCGCCGAACCGACGACCGCGAGATCATGCTCAAACGGCAGCAGAAGATCTTTTTTCAGATCTCATGCGCCGGACACGAGGCCCTCCTCGTCGCCGCGGGCATGGCCATGCGCCCCGGATACGACTGGTTCTTTCCCTACTATCGGGATCGCGCGCTCTGCTTGGCACTCGGCAACACGGTCGCAGACCAGATGCTGCAAGCCGTGGGAGCCGCGTCAGACCCGGCCAGCGGTGGACGCCAGATGCCCTCTCACTGGACGAGTCCAAAGCTGAATATCGTCTCACCAAGCTCCTCAACCGCGACCCAGTGCCTGCACGCCGTCGGCTGTGCCGAAGCCGGACGCTACTTTACCCGTCACCCGTCCGCCGCGACCAAGAGCGAGACGGATTATCGGGCGTACAAAGACGTCAAATTTCACGGCGACGAGGTCACCTACGTCTCCATTGGCGAGGGCTCAACCAGCCAGGGTGAGTTCTGGGAGTCTCTCAATACCGCGTCGAACGGCAAGCTGCCCATCCTCTATATCGTTGAAGACAATGGCTATGCCATCTCGACGCCGGTCGAGGCCAACACCCCCGGCGGGAATATATCCAGGCTGATCGCCAACTTCCCTAACTTCCACTTCGCCGAGGTGGACGGGACCGATGCGGTAGCGAGTTATCGGACGATCGTGGAGGCCGTCGAGTACTGCCGTTCCGGTCGCGGCCCCGCGCTAGTCCATGGCCACGTCATTCGCCCCTACTCGCACTCCTTCTCGGAGGACGAACGGGACTATCGCTCTGCCGAAGAGCTCGAAGCCGACGCCCTCCGCGACCCCATCGCCAAGATGCAGGTGCTCCTGCTGCGCGAAGGAATCCTCGATCAGGCCGGTATCGATGAACTCGAAGCCAGCGTGAATGCCGAAGTCCAGGCTGCAGCCGACGCCGCCGTTGCCGCTGCCCTTCCAGTCGCAAGCTCCATCCTGAAGAACCAATACTCCGAAGATCTGTCGCCAACCGACCCGCGCTACGCAACCGAGCCAACAGCCTCGGACGACAAGAACGAGCGCACCATGGCCGACCTCATCAACACCTGCCTCAAGGACGAGATGCGCCGCGACGAACGCATCGTCGTCTTCGGCGAAGACGTAGCCGACGCCACGCGCGAAGGCGCGCTGAAGGGTGGCAAGGTCAAGGGCAAGGGCGGCGTCTTCAAGCTGACCGCCGGTCTACAGACCGAGTTCGGCAGTGACCGTGTCTGGAACTCTCCTCTCGCCGAAGCCAACATCGTGGGCCGTGCCATCGGCATGGCCGTCCGTGGCCTCAAGCCGGTCGTCGAAATCCAGTTCTTCGACTACATCTGGCCCGCCATGCACCAGATGCGTAACGAGCTCTCCGTCATGCGCTGGCGCTCGAACGGAGCCTTCAGCTCCCCCATCGTCATGCGAGTGCCCATCGGAGGCTATCTCACCGGCGGCTCCATCTACCACTCACAGTCTGGCGAGAGCATCTTCACCCACACACCTGGCGTCCGTGTCGTCATGCCGTCCAACGCCCTCGATGCCATCGGCCTCCTCCGCACAGCTATCCGCTGCGACGACCCTGTGCTCTTCCTCGAGCACAAGCGCCTCTACCGCGAGACCTTCGGCCGCGCCGCCTACCCTGGCCCGGATTACACCATCCCCTTCGGCAAGGCCAAAATCGTCCGCCCCGGCAAGGACGTCACCGTCCTCACCTACGGTGCGGTCGTTCCCCGCGCCCTTCAGGCTGCCGTCAAGCTCCACCGCGAGACCGGTATCGACGTAGAACTGATCGACCTGCGGAGCCTCAGCCCCTTCGACTGGGATGCCATCTCGACCTCGGTGAAGAAGACCAACCGCGTCATCGTGGCCCACGAAGACATGCTGAGTTGGGGCTACGGCGCGGAGATCGCAGCCAAGATCGGCGAGGAGCTCTTTCACGATCTTGACGCGCCTGTCCGCCGTGTCGCCGCCATGGACTCCTTCGTCGCGTATGCGCCCGTCCTCGAAGACGTGATCCTCCCCCAGCCCGAAGACCTTTACAAGGCGATGCTGGAAATAGCTCGTTTCTAGCCAAAAGAACGCAAGAAGGGAGATAAGAAAAGGCATTTGCCTGTTCTTATCTCCCTTCTTGCGTTCTGATCGAAATTATCCAAAAACTCACCAGGCGTCGAGACACCGCCCGGAAAGCGCTTAGAAGATCTGGAAGTTCACCTCGACGTTCATCTCCACCGTAACCGGCTTACCGTCCTTGCGGGCCGGCTTGAACTTATACTGACGAACAGCTTCCATCGCCTTCTCGTCGAGTCCCATGCCAATTCCGCGGATCACACGCACGTGTGTCGGGTTGCCATTCTGGTCTACCCACAGGTAAACCAGCACATTCCCGGCGACCTTCGCCTTACGTGCCTCCTCCGAAAACTCCGGATCCGGCATCGAAATCGGCACGGGAGCCGAAACGCCTCCGCCAATCCTCATCGCGCCGCCACCCGTATTGCCACCCGAACCCGCACCGACACCAGCACCATTGCCCGACCCGATACCCGTCCCGCTGCCATTGCCCAAGCTGCCCGTGCCCACAATCGGCGAGTTCGGCATACCCATGTTGGGCAGTTTGCTGTCGGCCATCTTCAGGTCCTTCTGCATCACGACCGTCGGCTCAACGGCAATCTTCGGCTGCTCCAGCGGAGGAGCCTTGGGCGGAGTAATCTGCTCCTGCGCAAACTTCGGCAGGCGTCCCTGCGCCACCGGAGTAGGGCTCTTCTGTCCACCGCCGCCACCCATCACATTCGCTTTCGGAGGGGCCTTCATCGGAGGCGGAGCCTCCAGATTGGTCATAATGGTCGGCGGAGGCGCCGAGAACTTCACCTTCTTCGCTACCAGAAACACGATCAGCAGGATCACCAGCGCGTGAACTACGACCGCCACCGCAGTCGATTTCGGGTCGCGCTTGACCGCCATCCGGTCTACAACCGCGATCGGCTTCGATTCCAGCACCAGGGGAGGAAGCTTCTTCGGGAAGAAAACGTCCTTGATGCTCTCGACGAGCGAACCAAAGACACCGACCTCTTCGACTTGATTGCCCCACAACGGCTCATTCGCCGGCTTCAAGATCGGCGCTGCGTGCTCGGTGCCATCTTCATGTGGAACGAGATTCAGATTATCCATAGCGTGATGCGCGTGATCGGCGTTCGGTCTTAGCCGATACGCCTTCCCTTCTCAAATCTTAAAGTGTTCCCAGGCACGTGCCCGGTCTTATTGCCGAGTCCCGTATGCCCTGCTATCCGTCCGCGCCATCTCGCTCACCGAACCTGGCTCCATCTTCAAGTCTACAAAAGATTTCAGTCTTCATCCCAGCCTTCGCACACCCATC
This window harbors:
- a CDS encoding alpha-ketoacid dehydrogenase subunit alpha/beta, whose product is MAEKAQSVVRGREVEKNLLSREQMIEFYRLMYLSRRTDDREIMLKRQQKIFFQISCAGHEALLVAAGMAMRPGYDWFFPYYRDRALCLALGNTVADQMLQAVGAASDPASGGRQMPSHWTSPKLNIVSPSSSTATQCLHAVGCAEAGRYFTRHPSAATKSETDYRAYKDVKFHGDEVTYVSIGEGSTSQGEFWESLNTASNGKLPILYIVEDNGYAISTPVEANTPGGNISRLIANFPNFHFAEVDGTDAVASYRTIVEAVEYCRSGRGPALVHGHVIRPYSHSFSEDERDYRSAEELEADALRDPIAKMQVLLLREGILDQAGIDELEASVNAEVQAAADAAVAAALPVASSILKNQYSEDLSPTDPRYATEPTASDDKNERTMADLINTCLKDEMRRDERIVVFGEDVADATREGALKGGKVKGKGGVFKLTAGLQTEFGSDRVWNSPLAEANIVGRAIGMAVRGLKPVVEIQFFDYIWPAMHQMRNELSVMRWRSNGAFSSPIVMRVPIGGYLTGGSIYHSQSGESIFTHTPGVRVVMPSNALDAIGLLRTAIRCDDPVLFLEHKRLYRETFGRAAYPGPDYTIPFGKAKIVRPGKDVTVLTYGAVVPRALQAAVKLHRETGIDVELIDLRSLSPFDWDAISTSVKKTNRVIVAHEDMLSWGYGAEIAAKIGEELFHDLDAPVRRVAAMDSFVAYAPVLEDVILPQPEDLYKAMLEIARF
- a CDS encoding energy transducer TonB, giving the protein MDNLNLVPHEDGTEHAAPILKPANEPLWGNQVEEVGVFGSLVESIKDVFFPKKLPPLVLESKPIAVVDRMAVKRDPKSTAVAVVVHALVILLIVFLVAKKVKFSAPPPTIMTNLEAPPPMKAPPKANVMGGGGGQKSPTPVAQGRLPKFAQEQITPPKAPPLEQPKIAVEPTVVMQKDLKMADSKLPNMGMPNSPIVGTGSLGNGSGTGIGSGNGAGVGAGSGGNTGGGAMRIGGGVSAPVPISMPDPEFSEEARKAKVAGNVLVYLWVDQNGNPTHVRVIRGIGMGLDEKAMEAVRQYKFKPARKDGKPVTVEMNVEVNFQIF